Proteins from one Esox lucius isolate fEsoLuc1 chromosome 19, fEsoLuc1.pri, whole genome shotgun sequence genomic window:
- the LOC105029404 gene encoding zinc finger protein 774-like: protein MYNIDFSVSSLPPDLQQFNISVSEAELPPEQQHSELEWRPSHGQEDPESTQIKKELEEIWSSQEEEQLQGLEEDNSDSTPAFVQNNHYEDPTKPSYFYEAHKEDKGVRDPLPSTTTEQIKTEPDVEDYRESEPTSVPQHPTIVNPECSAAQSEMGVVGSTEKHFNQVQSKRTNMLKGQVSHINTTGSKCSDLSLLKSPSQMNATSCCKVCGKSFHHMGSLFKHVQTHTKEREGGVCGNTFHPATNMEAPTPTHTAAMFCCHVCGQWFSKNSTLLMHLRSHTREKYLSCPVCRTCFKQSGNLKRHMRIHTGEKPYCCCHCGKGFNQSGSLKSHMRSHTGEKPFQCTDCGREFSNSSNLTKHTRIHTGEKPFCCPECGKSFTRSGHLKNHMATHTVEK from the coding sequence ATGTATAATATTGACTTTTCTGTttcatctcttcctccagacctcCAGCAGTTCAATATCTCTGTCTCAGAAGCAGAGCTTCCCCCTGAGCAGCAGCACAGTGAACTGGAGTGGAGACCCAGTCATGGACAGGAGGACCCAGAGTCCACGCAGATTAAAAAAGAACTGGAGGAAATCTGGAGCAGTCAAGAGGAAGAGCAGCTTCAAGGGCTGGAGGAAGATAACAGTGACTCTACTCCTGCCTTTGTACAAAATAACCATTATGAGGACCCAACTAAGCCCTCATATTTTTATGAAGCCCACAAGGAAGATAAAGGTGTCAGAGACCCACTACCCAGTACTACAACTGAACAGATCAAAACAGAACCTGATGTAGAGGACTACAGAGAATCCGAACCAACCAGTGTCCCTCAACACCCCACCATAGTAAATCCAGAATGTTCTGCAGCTCAGAGTGAAATGGGGGTTGTAGGTAGTAcggagaaacattttaatcaggtCCAGTCAAAGAGAACAAATATGTTAAAAGGACAAGTCTCACATATTAATACTACGGGTTCCAAATGCTCAGATTTATCTCTCCTGAAATCACCCAGTCAAATGAATGCTACTTCCTGTTGTAAAGTGTGTGGCAAGTCATTTCATCACATGGGTTCATTATTTAAACACGTTCAAACACATACAAAGGAAAGAGAAGGTGGTGTTtgtggaaatacatttcatccTGCAACAAATATGGAAGCCCCCACCCCAACTCACACTGCAgctatgttttgttgtcatGTATGCGGTCAATGGTTCAGCAAGAACAGTACATTGCTTATGCACCTGAGGAGCCACACTAGGGAGAAATATTTGTCTTGCCCTGTTTGTCGTACGTGTTTCAAGCAAAGTGGTAATCTGAAAAGGCACATGAGGATTCACACAGGGGAGAAGCCCtattgttgttgtcattgtgGCAAAGGATTCAACCAGAGTGGAAGTCTAAAATCCCACATGAGGagccacacaggagagaaaccgtTTCAGTGCACTGATTGTGGTAGAGAATTCAGCAATAGTAGCAATCTAACAAAACACACCAGGATTCACACGGGAGAGAAGCCATTTTGCTGTCCTGAATGCGGCAAATCATTCACACGGAGTGGACATCTGAAAAATCACATGGCGACTCACACAGTGGAGAAATAA
- the LOC109616929 gene encoding zinc finger protein 2-like — MSKIHLLRAFLNERLTAAAEEIFGVVEKTISEYQEELVRLQSLLDIVLQPTIKLHRAELQQLTISEFPPEQQQHRGLEWSPIHGLEDPEPRQIKEELQRCPEEEQFQGLEEDDCTPVFVISDHYEDNTKSSHLYRAQTEGNGDRDPLPITTTDQINTNPDGEDYREAEPTHVPHTLTVVNPEYSAASREKDLQQLNISVSEAELPPEQQHSELEWRPSHGQEDPESTQIKKELEEIWSSQEEEQLQGLEEDNSDSTPAFVQSNHYEDPTKPSYFYEAPKENKSVSTTTEQIKIEADVEDYRESEPTSVPQHPTIVNPECSAAQSEMGVVGSMEKHFDQVQSKRTNMLKGQVSHINTTGSKSSDLSLLQSPSQMNATPCCKVCGKAFRQMGSLFKHVEIHTKDNEKLCGVCGKNIESTESMKDHLQFHIAARNSCNFCGKFFTQNGSLKTHMRIHTGEKPYRCPFCCREFITGGDLKIHIRIHTGEKPFCCSDCGKSFARSGHLKKHRRTHRVHQPAWTSIDT, encoded by the exons ATGTCGAAAATACATTTACTGAGAGCTTTTCTCAACGAGAGATTAACAGCTGCTGCCGAGGAGATATTCGGGGTCGTTGAAAAAACGATATCAGAATATCAGGAAGAACTTGTCCGTTTACAGAGTCTGCTTGACATTGTTCTTCAACCGACGATAAAGCTACACAGAGCAG AACTCCAGCAGCTCACTATCTCAGAGTTTCCCCCTGAGCAGCAGCAACACAGGGGGCTGGAGTGGAGCCCCATTCATGGGCTGGAGGACCCAGAGCCCAGGCAAATTAAAGAGGAACTCCAGAGATGTCCAGAGGAAGAGCAATTTCAAGGGCTGGAGGAAGATGACTGTACTCCTGTTTTTGTAATAAGTGACCATTATGAGGACAATACTAAGTCCTCACATCTCTATCGAGCTCAGACGGAAGGAAATGGAGACAGAGACCCACTACCCATTACTACAACAgaccaaataaacacaaacccTGATGGAGAGGACTACAGGGAAGCAGAACCAACCCATGTCCCCCATACCCTCACCGTAGTCAATCCAGAATATTCTGCAGCTTCCAGGGAAAAAG acctcCAGCAGCTCAATATCTCTGTCTCAGAAGCAGAGCTTCCCCCTGAGCAGCAGCACAGTGAACTGGAGTGGAGACCCAGTCATGGACAGGAGGACCCAGAGTCCACGCAGATTAAAAAAGAATTGGAGGAAATCTGGAGCAGTCAAGAGGAAGAGCAGCTTCAAGGGCTGGAGGAAGATAACAGTGACTCTACTCCTGCCTTTGTACAAAGTAACCATTATGAGGACCCAACTAAGCCCTCATATTTTTATGAAGCTCCGAAGGAAAATAAAAGTGTCAGTACTACAACTGAACAGATCAAAATAGAAGCTGATGTAGAGGACTACAGAGAATCAGAACCAACCAGTGTCCCTCAACACCCCACCATAGTAAATCCAGAATGTTCTGCAGCTCAGAGTGAAATGGGGGTTGTAGGTAGTATGGAGAAACATTTTGATCAGGTCCAATCAAAGAGAACAAATATGTTAAAAGGACAAGTCTCACATATTAATACTACGGGTTCCAAATCCTCAGATTTATCTCTCCTGCAATCACCCAGTCAAATGAATGCTACTCCCTGTTGTAAAGTGTGTGGCAAGGCTTTTCGTCAAATGGGTTCATTATTTAAACACGTTGAAATACATACAAAGGATAACGAAAAACTCTGTGGAGTGTGTGGGAAGAATATCGAGTCCACAGAAAGTATGAAAGATCACCTCCAATTTCACATTGCAGCTAGGAATTCTTGTAATTTCTGTGGTAAATTCTTCACTCAGAATGGATCTTTAAAAACCCACATGAGGattcacactggagagaagccatatAGATGTCCTTTCTGTTGCAGGGAATTCATCACTGGCGGTGATCTAAAAATTCACATCAGgattcacacaggagagaagccatttTGCTGCTCTGATTGTGGCAAATCATTCGCTCGTAGTGGACATCTAAAGAAAcacaggagaacacacagagt ACATCAACCTGCTTGGACATCCATAGATACGTGA